A DNA window from Eretmochelys imbricata isolate rEreImb1 chromosome 3, rEreImb1.hap1, whole genome shotgun sequence contains the following coding sequences:
- the SPMIP3 gene encoding protein SPMIP3, whose product MSCTAIRLRQFIDSTPYLPPGTVVRQGKDIQGFYPGQLGRVHKVCLPETAPGPFIKLHPAPVLHEVETQYQHDFDNLTLTRYVLFQRTKKATNDWYKQTMYKEEFALPFYNMDCDEDKYTPRTDPGPLTIWRTTADPKK is encoded by the exons ATGTCGTGCACAGCCATAAGACTACGTCAATTTATAGATTCTACACCCTACCTCCCTCCAGG TACTGTTGTTCGTCAAGGAAAGGACATTCAAGGGTTCTATCCTGGGCAACTAGGACGGGTACATAAAGTATGCCTGCCTGAAACAGCTCCAGG ACCTTTCATAaaactgcacccagctccagtgCTGCATGAAGTTGAAACTCAGTACCAACATGACTTTGATAATTTAACTCTTACGAGGTATGTCCTTTTTCAAAGAACAAAGAAGGCAACTAATGACTGGTACAAGCAAACCATGTACAAAGAAGAATTTGCACTGCCATTTTACAATATGG actGCGATGAGGATAAATACACACCAAGAACTGATCCTGGACCGCTGACAATCTGGAGAACCACTGCTGATCCAAAAAAGTGA